The bacterium sequence GCTTGCTAAAACACTCATGATCTCGACTTTGGCGCAGGCTTTAGATCTCAAGTTTAACCGTATTCAGTTCACGCCAGATTTAATGCCATCGGATATTACTGGCACAGAGATTCTCGAAGAGGATAGAACTAGCGGGACCCGGGTTTTCCGTTTCTTGAGCGGTCCAGTTTTCTGTAATATTCTTTTAACTGATGAAATAAACCGCACACCTCCAAAAACGCAAGCTGCGCTTCTTCAAGCGATGCAAGAACATGAGGTTTCTGCCGGGGATAAGACATTCAAGCTTGATATGCCGTTTTTTGTTCTTTCGACACAGAATCCCATTGAACAAGAAGGCACATACCCTCTCCCCGAGGCTCAACTCGACCGTTTCATGTTGAATATTTACATAGATTATCCCACAGAGAAAGAGGAGATGGAGATAGTCCGCTATACAACCGGTGCACGAATTCCTGTTGTTGAGAGTGTTTTAGATGCTACAAAGATAATCGAACTTCAGAACCTTGTTCGGCGTATCCCTGCAGCAGATTACGTAATTCAGTATGCAATCGATCTTGTGCGCAATAGCAGACCGGAGACAACGACACTCGACTATATCAAGAAGTGGGTTCGCTGGGGTGCTGGCCCTCGTGCAGGACAATTCTTAACACTTGGAGCAAAAACCGTTGCGGCTCTCGATGGTAGGGTTACACCGGGGATCGAAGATATTCAACAAATAATACTTCCGGTTTTAAGACACAGGATTATAACTAGCTTCACAGCCGATGCCGAGGGCATAACAACCGACGATATCATCAAAAAACTGGTGAAGGATATAGTTCCTCCAAAAAAATAAATAATCGAAATCGGTTAATAAAAATATTTCAAATTATTTGTTTTCTCGTAGAAGCACGAATTCGAGGTATGTGTTTAGTTCCCTAAATATAATGCGTTAATAAAAAAAGTGAATTTTCAGGGCCAATTCTTTAAATGCGCGAGATCGAAAACAACATAAAACAGTTTATCGATGAAAGCCAGTTCTTCGAGCTTAAATCGATACTCAACGAACTCGAGCCGATAGAGGTCG is a genomic window containing:
- a CDS encoding MoxR family ATPase, which gives rise to MTEMKTDVLAIKELANSADKIKKEIAKVIVGQEKVIDEMMVALLSGGHVLLIGVPGLAKTLMISTLAQALDLKFNRIQFTPDLMPSDITGTEILEEDRTSGTRVFRFLSGPVFCNILLTDEINRTPPKTQAALLQAMQEHEVSAGDKTFKLDMPFFVLSTQNPIEQEGTYPLPEAQLDRFMLNIYIDYPTEKEEMEIVRYTTGARIPVVESVLDATKIIELQNLVRRIPAADYVIQYAIDLVRNSRPETTTLDYIKKWVRWGAGPRAGQFLTLGAKTVAALDGRVTPGIEDIQQIILPVLRHRIITSFTADAEGITTDDIIKKLVKDIVPPKK